A genome region from Methanococcoides burtonii DSM 6242 includes the following:
- a CDS encoding site-specific integrase, which translates to MKYAPEFDETNKEVLEDYARSLGLNNFKETTINTKLWKVYTFLKHHDNKKINEITKKDIESYILFRRKNNKPKTVHNDIVDLRLFFKWLKPDNTFFEDIKTRTPKNHLPTKEIIVPADVKKLIPACKTQRDRAIIMTLWDSAARATEVLNLNIGHVEIDKYGAVIVVEGKTGMRRIRLIEAVPDLQAWINQHPYKNNPESPLFVTFRNTGNEPKRLDIRTVQNTLKKVAEDAGIKKNIHPHAFRHGKLTDLVKRGFKETELRIIAGWEADSKMPATYIHLSGDDVEKKLLASYGIIEDEIKKEKLELKPIECPRCKTLNPHDSKYCSSCSMVLDIKTAVKLDTEIKTTDGKLTQLMESKIDELVEARINEILKGISLGQ; encoded by the coding sequence ATGAAATATGCACCTGAATTTGATGAAACAAACAAAGAAGTGCTAGAAGACTATGCAAGAAGCCTTGGACTTAACAACTTCAAAGAAACTACCATCAATACAAAGCTATGGAAAGTTTACACATTCCTTAAACACCACGATAACAAAAAAATCAATGAAATCACAAAAAAAGACATTGAGAGCTATATACTTTTTCGAAGAAAAAACAATAAGCCAAAAACAGTCCATAATGATATTGTCGATCTGAGACTCTTTTTCAAGTGGTTAAAGCCAGATAACACTTTTTTTGAAGACATCAAGACCCGTACTCCAAAGAACCACTTACCCACTAAAGAGATAATTGTACCAGCAGATGTGAAGAAACTTATTCCCGCATGTAAAACTCAGCGCGACAGAGCAATTATAATGACATTATGGGATAGTGCCGCAAGAGCTACTGAAGTACTGAACCTGAACATTGGACATGTGGAGATTGACAAATATGGAGCTGTGATAGTTGTTGAAGGTAAGACTGGAATGAGAAGAATTCGACTCATTGAAGCAGTGCCTGACCTCCAAGCATGGATAAACCAACATCCATACAAAAATAATCCAGAATCACCTTTGTTTGTCACTTTCAGAAACACTGGAAATGAACCAAAAAGGCTCGATATTCGTACAGTTCAGAATACACTCAAAAAGGTTGCTGAAGATGCAGGAATCAAGAAAAACATACATCCACATGCATTCAGACATGGAAAACTTACTGATCTCGTTAAACGTGGTTTCAAAGAAACTGAGCTGAGAATCATCGCTGGTTGGGAAGCAGACTCAAAAATGCCTGCCACATACATCCATCTATCTGGAGATGATGTTGAAAAGAAACTGCTGGCTTCTTACGGTATAATAGAAGATGAGATCAAAAAAGAAAAACTTGAACTCAAACCAATTGAATGTCCGCGTTGTAAAACCCTTAACCCACATGATTCCAAGTATTGCAGTAGCTGTTCAATGGTGCTTGATATAAAAACAGCAGTTAAACTTGATACTGAAATAAAAACAACCGATGGAAAACTTACACAACTTATGGAATCCAAGATTGATGAATTGGTGGAAGCTAGAATAAACGAAATATTAAAAGGAATTAGCCTTGGACAATAA
- a CDS encoding ribulose-bisphosphate carboxylase — protein sequence MSLIYEDLVKSLDSKQQAYVDLKLPDPTNGEFLLAVFHMIPGGDLNVLQAAAEIAAESSTGTNIKVSTETAFSRTMNARVYQLDLERELVWIAYPWRLFDRGGNVQNILTYIIGNILGMKEIQALKLMDIWFPPSMLEQYDGPSYTVDDMRKYLDVYDRPILGTIVKPKMGLTSAEYAEVCYDFWVGGGDFVKNDEPQANQDFCPYEKMVAHVKEAMDKAVKETGQKKVHSFNVSAADFDTMIERCEMITNAGFEPGSYAFLIDGITAGWMAVQTLRRRYPDVFLHFHRAAHGAFTRQENPIGFSVLVLSKFARLAGASGIHTGTAGIGKMKGTPAEDVVAAHSIQYLKSPGHFFEQTWSKIMDTDKDVINLVNEDLAHHVILEDDSWRAMKKCCPIVSGGLNPVKLKPFIDVMENVDFITTMGSGVHSHPGGTQSGAKALVQACDAYLQGMDIEEYAKDHKELAEAIEFYLNR from the coding sequence ATGAGTTTAATCTATGAGGACCTGGTAAAATCGCTCGATTCAAAACAACAGGCATATGTGGATCTGAAATTACCAGATCCGACCAATGGGGAATTCCTTCTCGCAGTATTTCACATGATACCGGGAGGAGATCTTAACGTACTGCAAGCGGCTGCAGAGATCGCTGCAGAATCATCAACCGGTACGAATATCAAAGTAAGTACTGAGACTGCATTTTCCAGAACCATGAACGCTCGGGTGTATCAGCTTGATCTGGAGAGAGAGCTGGTATGGATAGCTTATCCGTGGAGGCTTTTTGACAGGGGAGGAAATGTCCAGAATATACTGACCTACATTATCGGCAATATCCTTGGAATGAAAGAGATCCAGGCATTGAAGCTAATGGATATATGGTTCCCGCCATCCATGCTGGAACAGTATGACGGTCCAAGCTATACTGTGGATGATATGCGAAAGTACCTTGATGTTTATGACAGACCAATCCTCGGAACCATAGTCAAGCCAAAGATGGGACTTACCTCAGCGGAATATGCGGAAGTATGTTATGATTTCTGGGTAGGTGGAGGAGATTTTGTCAAGAATGACGAGCCTCAGGCAAATCAGGATTTCTGCCCGTATGAGAAGATGGTCGCACATGTGAAAGAGGCCATGGACAAGGCTGTGAAAGAAACCGGTCAGAAGAAGGTTCACTCGTTCAATGTTTCAGCCGCTGATTTCGATACCATGATCGAAAGGTGCGAAATGATCACAAATGCAGGATTCGAGCCCGGAAGCTATGCATTCCTTATAGATGGCATCACAGCCGGATGGATGGCGGTCCAAACACTCAGAAGACGATATCCCGATGTGTTCCTGCACTTCCACAGGGCTGCACATGGTGCTTTTACAAGACAGGAGAACCCCATCGGGTTTTCAGTTCTGGTACTGTCAAAGTTCGCACGCCTTGCCGGTGCTTCAGGGATACACACCGGAACAGCCGGTATTGGTAAGATGAAAGGTACACCTGCAGAAGATGTTGTTGCCGCCCACAGCATCCAGTATTTGAAGTCACCGGGACACTTCTTTGAGCAGACATGGTCAAAGATAATGGATACCGACAAGGATGTCATCAACCTTGTTAATGAGGACCTTGCCCACCATGTCATTCTCGAAGATGATAGCTGGAGAGCCATGAAGAAGTGCTGCCCAATCGTTTCCGGCGGTCTTAACCCTGTGAAACTGAAACCCTTCATCGATGTAATGGAGAATGTAGATTTCATCACGACCATGGGTTCAGGCGTACACTCCCACCCAGGAGGCACCCAGTCAGGTGCAAAGGCACTGGTTCAGGCATGTGATGCATACCTTCAGGGAATGGACATTGAGGAGTATGCCAAGGACCATAAGGAACTGGCAGAAGCGATCGAGTTCTATTTGAATAGATAA
- a CDS encoding ferredoxin, with the protein MADVKNKVAENIEGVFYVENEFITCQKCIDEAPNNFKMNDNGSSVFVFKQPENDTEKKNCEEVMDSCSAEAIGNDG; encoded by the coding sequence GTGGCAGATGTAAAAAATAAAGTAGCTGAAAATATAGAAGGAGTTTTTTATGTCGAGAATGAGTTTATCACTTGTCAGAAATGTATAGATGAAGCTCCAAATAATTTCAAGATGAATGACAACGGTTCGAGTGTTTTTGTATTCAAGCAGCCGGAAAATGATACTGAAAAAAAGAATTGCGAAGAAGTCATGGACTCCTGTTCTGCAGAAGCGATCGGAAATGACGGATAA
- a CDS encoding carboxymuconolactone decarboxylase family protein, which produces MPEDPLQIIADNDPEFVKLLDENLHNAFPENGIPYKYKLLMALSLDASKGAVNGVRSLALQALDAGATKEEIMQTIRITQYICGIGSVYVAANALQDVL; this is translated from the coding sequence ATGCCAGAAGACCCACTTCAGATAATAGCAGATAATGACCCGGAATTCGTCAAGCTTTTGGATGAAAACCTTCATAACGCATTCCCGGAAAATGGAATCCCTTACAAGTACAAGCTCCTGATGGCATTGTCCCTCGATGCATCAAAGGGTGCTGTTAACGGAGTGCGTTCCCTTGCATTGCAGGCATTGGATGCCGGTGCTACAAAGGAAGAGATCATGCAGACCATCAGGATCACACAGTACATCTGCGGAATTGGCAGTGTTTACGTAGCTGCTAATGCCCTTCAGGATGTTCTCTAA
- a CDS encoding DMT family transporter, with protein sequence MSYSLLAISIFFEICGTVCMKISDGYSNISASLMIFVFYGISFSIFPFALKNIDVSLAYAIWSGVGTASMTLIGVYYFKEPATTIKMVSIFIVMAGVLGLNLSDKLA encoded by the coding sequence ATGAGCTATTCACTTCTGGCAATATCCATATTTTTTGAGATATGTGGTACCGTCTGCATGAAAATATCCGATGGCTATTCGAACATTTCGGCATCTCTGATGATATTCGTGTTCTATGGTATAAGTTTCAGTATTTTCCCATTCGCCTTGAAGAACATTGATGTAAGCCTTGCCTATGCCATCTGGTCCGGGGTGGGGACAGCATCCATGACCTTGATAGGTGTATATTATTTCAAAGAGCCTGCCACTACCATAAAGATGGTTTCCATATTCATCGTCATGGCCGGTGTTCTTGGATTAAATCTCAGTGACAAGCTGGCATGA
- the msrA gene encoding peptide-methionine (S)-S-oxide reductase MsrA yields the protein MERATFAAGCFWGVEAAFSKVEGVISTKVGYTGGTLKDPTYKDVSTGSTGHAESIDIIFDESVITYGELLEVLWNTHDPTTKDSQGPDHGSQYRSAIFYHDDAQREAALRSREQLERSGKYDSTIKTEIVKASEFSPAEDYHQKYFQKLQFKR from the coding sequence ATGGAAAGAGCAACATTTGCAGCAGGATGCTTTTGGGGTGTTGAAGCTGCATTCAGCAAAGTCGAAGGTGTGATCTCAACAAAAGTAGGATACACTGGCGGCACATTGAAAGACCCGACTTATAAGGATGTTTCCACGGGATCGACCGGACACGCTGAATCCATAGACATCATTTTTGATGAATCGGTCATCACATACGGGGAACTGCTAGAAGTATTATGGAACACACATGACCCTACGACAAAGGACAGTCAGGGACCTGACCATGGATCACAGTACAGATCAGCCATATTTTACCATGACGATGCTCAAAGGGAAGCTGCACTCAGATCCAGGGAACAACTGGAGCGTTCAGGAAAGTATGATAGTACCATTAAGACAGAGATAGTAAAAGCATCTGAATTCTCTCCTGCAGAAGACTATCATCAGAAGTATTTCCAAAAACTTCAGTTCAAACGATGA
- the msrB gene encoding peptide-methionine (R)-S-oxide reductase MsrB, with the protein MKQKINRSEEEWKKLLTPEQYAILREKKTEIPFTGELLRNDRPGVYSCGACGQEIFSSKNKFDSSSGWPSFYEVISNDRVELVIDDSYFMKRIEIQCSNCGSHLGHVFDDGPQSTGKRYCINSASLGFTEGSEKEKEKKNDK; encoded by the coding sequence TTGAAACAAAAAATTAACCGTTCTGAAGAAGAATGGAAAAAATTACTGACGCCTGAACAGTATGCCATCCTAAGGGAAAAGAAGACCGAAATACCATTCACAGGCGAGCTGTTACGCAACGATAGACCCGGCGTATATAGCTGTGGAGCTTGTGGCCAGGAGATATTCAGTTCGAAGAATAAATTTGACTCCAGCTCAGGTTGGCCAAGTTTCTATGAAGTGATCTCCAATGATCGTGTGGAACTAGTTATCGACGATAGCTATTTTATGAAAAGGATTGAGATCCAATGTTCAAACTGTGGAAGCCATCTTGGACATGTTTTCGATGACGGACCTCAATCTACCGGAAAAAGATATTGTATAAATTCGGCATCATTGGGTTTTACAGAAGGTTCAGAGAAGGAAAAGGAAAAAAAGAACGATAAATGA
- a CDS encoding Rieske (2Fe-2S) protein, translating to MTGYTELCSSDDVPDGEMRSFDSGDNKILVVNHGGKFYAIDAICNHMGGKTCG from the coding sequence ATGACCGGATATACAGAGCTATGCAGTTCAGATGATGTGCCGGATGGGGAAATGCGCAGTTTCGATTCAGGTGACAATAAGATTCTGGTAGTAAATCATGGTGGCAAGTTCTATGCCATCGATGCTATCTGTAATCACATGGGTGGTAAAACTTGTGGATAG
- a CDS encoding mechanosensitive ion channel family protein: MEILDVIPSWLSGDVAVIFFAFFVVILTFFTARLTDRLLKAYFVLASKKMNIDETTYGLVRRIIVAVVYFAGLLVIIFHFESLRDLSIALFAGAGFAGIVVGMAAQNTLSNIIAGVALATFRPFRVGDLLTIHGEYGRVTDITLGYTKIRTWDNRRLNIPNHVISDEAIINWSIDDPTVNWTVDIGISYDSNIDLARRIMIDEASKHKNVMSYENLQKHNSHEKKGEEVSVLLTELGDFAVNLRLYVWVRDRSVCFTTGCDLKEAIKKRFDAEGIEIPFPYRTIVYKKDIEQSHKGDFERSREEPAA, from the coding sequence ATGGAAATTCTGGACGTTATCCCCTCATGGCTTTCGGGGGATGTTGCGGTTATTTTTTTTGCTTTCTTTGTCGTCATATTGACATTTTTTACAGCCAGGTTGACTGACCGGCTGCTAAAGGCATATTTTGTGCTGGCAAGCAAGAAAATGAACATCGATGAGACCACTTACGGACTTGTACGCCGCATTATAGTAGCAGTGGTCTATTTTGCCGGTTTACTTGTTATCATTTTTCATTTTGAAAGTCTTCGTGACCTGTCCATAGCCCTTTTTGCGGGTGCTGGATTTGCGGGAATTGTCGTTGGTATGGCTGCTCAGAACACTCTCTCGAATATCATTGCGGGTGTTGCTCTTGCGACTTTCAGACCTTTCCGCGTAGGTGATCTGTTGACAATTCATGGTGAATATGGCAGGGTCACTGACATAACTCTTGGTTACACTAAGATCAGGACCTGGGATAACAGGCGTTTGAACATTCCCAATCACGTAATCAGTGATGAAGCCATCATCAACTGGTCCATCGATGATCCGACGGTCAACTGGACAGTTGATATCGGTATTAGTTATGATTCCAATATTGATCTTGCAAGAAGGATCATGATAGATGAGGCCAGTAAACACAAAAATGTAATGTCATACGAAAATCTCCAAAAACATAATTCTCATGAAAAAAAGGGGGAGGAGGTCTCTGTTCTTTTGACCGAACTGGGAGATTTTGCAGTAAATCTCAGGCTTTATGTATGGGTCCGGGATCGTTCGGTGTGCTTTACTACGGGTTGTGATCTGAAGGAAGCCATCAAAAAGAGGTTTGATGCTGAAGGTATTGAAATTCCGTTCCCTTACAGGACGATTGTATATAAGAAAGATATTGAACAGTCACATAAGGGAGACTTTGAAAGGTCTCGTGAAGAACCTGCGGCTTAA
- a CDS encoding class I SAM-dependent methyltransferase: MRKKGNEFGLLYGGRNYDIFATLLGFGHSYYEKAAGELPLEKGMKVLDLGCGTASLDIEIEKKAEHTCKVYGIDLSDTQLKYAHSKTKGMEEEISLYKGTMDELPFKNDAFDIVVTSVAFCETDEEVRRGSIKETSRVLRNGGYFVLIDCARPRMALTSAMLLPFFMLKTNEDNWNNTYVEICKNNGLMLDKETYLKSYIRCQLFKKE, translated from the coding sequence ATGAGAAAAAAGGGGAACGAATTTGGGTTACTCTATGGCGGAAGGAACTATGATATTTTTGCCACATTGTTGGGATTTGGACATTCATACTACGAAAAAGCAGCAGGTGAACTACCTCTTGAAAAAGGAATGAAGGTACTCGACCTTGGGTGTGGTACAGCATCCCTTGATATAGAGATAGAGAAAAAGGCAGAGCACACCTGTAAAGTGTATGGAATTGACCTTTCCGACACACAACTGAAATATGCTCATTCAAAAACAAAGGGAATGGAAGAGGAGATATCGCTCTACAAAGGAACGATGGATGAACTCCCTTTCAAGAATGATGCTTTCGACATAGTGGTAACAAGCGTAGCATTCTGCGAAACCGATGAGGAAGTCAGAAGAGGCTCCATAAAAGAAACCTCAAGGGTACTAAGAAATGGAGGATATTTTGTCCTTATCGACTGTGCCCGACCAAGAATGGCACTCACCAGTGCAATGTTGCTGCCATTCTTCATGCTCAAAACAAATGAAGATAACTGGAACAATACATATGTTGAAATATGTAAAAATAACGGCCTTATGCTGGATAAGGAAACCTATCTGAAATCCTACATACGCTGCCAGCTATTCAAAAAAGAATAA
- a CDS encoding fumarylacetoacetate hydrolase family protein has product MMGRFKHDEYIFYGELSIDGNLVTSLSHDGGTFEMSELALLPPAKPSKIVCIGLNYIDHAVELGMDVPVEPVIFMKPPSSVIGSGDKIVYPAMSQRVDYEAELAVVIGKRCRNIDYEDAGDVIAGYTCFNDVTARDLQQKDGQWTRAKSFDTFAPLGPFIVPEGDFDPSDVSIKCRVNGEVRQDSSTSNLIFDIPHLIEFISDIMTLEVGDVISTGTPPGVGELLRGDVVEVEVEGIGTLANEVI; this is encoded by the coding sequence ATGATGGGTCGATTCAAACACGATGAGTATATTTTCTACGGTGAACTGAGCATTGATGGGAATCTTGTGACTTCCCTATCTCACGATGGCGGAACTTTTGAGATGTCCGAGCTTGCTTTGCTTCCACCTGCTAAACCTTCTAAGATAGTTTGCATTGGTCTGAATTATATTGACCATGCTGTCGAACTTGGCATGGATGTTCCTGTCGAGCCTGTCATATTCATGAAGCCACCTTCTTCGGTCATAGGGTCTGGTGATAAAATAGTTTATCCTGCAATGAGCCAGCGTGTGGACTATGAAGCGGAGCTTGCAGTCGTTATTGGGAAGAGGTGCAGAAACATCGATTACGAGGATGCAGGTGATGTCATTGCGGGGTATACATGCTTTAATGATGTGACTGCTCGGGACCTGCAGCAGAAAGATGGGCAGTGGACACGTGCAAAGAGCTTTGATACTTTTGCTCCTCTGGGTCCGTTCATTGTTCCGGAAGGGGACTTTGATCCCAGTGATGTTTCTATTAAATGCAGGGTGAATGGCGAAGTACGGCAGGATTCCAGTACTTCGAACCTCATATTTGATATACCACATCTGATAGAGTTTATATCGGATATAATGACATTAGAGGTAGGTGACGTTATTTCTACCGGTACTCCTCCTGGTGTGGGGGAATTACTGCGCGGGGACGTTGTCGAAGTAGAGGTCGAAGGTATAGGCACTTTGGCGAATGAGGTGATATAA